A genomic stretch from Juglans microcarpa x Juglans regia isolate MS1-56 chromosome 3S, Jm3101_v1.0, whole genome shotgun sequence includes:
- the LOC121257636 gene encoding protein PHYTOCHROME KINASE SUBSTRATE 1-like: MGNLRDASFSSYLNGAEETFVRKLTVSSGNLGPIVTTEDQKTHVGRTKEDEEEIGVFGAEKYFKGGMDEDTPITTSMSARSKYQYKNDEHVDLDTKKCRVQPGTPSVQSESSWNSQSALLQSGVRNPSRANTNKGRGKKILAGLGCSTCSDKDSVEIKEHVGEIRFNKSATADAVQGKALGKKEPRKTGLDLVEAARAHKSLLDYKVKEDIHCPKLDNLGTGSSRENCFSFPTSNSGARTLPTKLQFPQGEEEKQRKSIDVFGSPVMGKRNKSLRIERRLTMLSWDATPRMEDIELSAQTGGTLYNDTESDASSDLFEIESITGKANPFLARQPSDATSGCVTPTNCYAPSEASIDWSVVTASAADFSAMSDCEELRSTTMKSPRKPISTVPNAKTNANKEIQRRRSGILSGCKSHKAVRVAGDVYRTNHENADHVYPQMSRRSDSFIPVTRFQAESKSNSFNSRSGQPAFAAHSLSRSQSPCAPHPLYIQ; encoded by the coding sequence ATGGGGAATCTCCGCGACgcctcattttcttcttatctGAACGGTGCAGAGGAAACATTTGTTCGTAAACTTACTGTGTCAAGTGGAAATCTGGGGCCTATCGTGACCACTGAAGATCAGAAAACTCACGTTGGAAGAACAaaggaggatgaggaagaaATTGGAGTATTTGGTGCCGAGAAGTACTTCAAAGGAGGAATGGATGAGGATACCCCAATAACTACCAGCATGAGTGCAAGGTCGAAGTACCAATACAAGAACGATGAACATGTTGATCTAGACACAAAGAAGTGCAGAGTTCAGCCTGGAACTCCGAGTGTTCAGTCTGAATCAAGTTGGAACAGCCAAAGCGCGTTACTCCAGAGTGGTGTAAGAAATCCTTCGAGGGCTAACACAAACAAGGGACGTGGAAAGAAGATTCTTGCAGGTCTTGGCTGCTCTACATGTTCTGATAAAGATTCTGTCGAAATTAAAGAACATGTTGGTGAAATCAGGTTCAACAAAAGTGCTACCGCTGATGCAGTCCAAGGCAAAGCACTCGGCAAAAAAGAGCCCAGGAAAACTGGCCTAGACCTTGTTGAAGCAGCTCGAGCACATAAATCTCTCCTGGACTATAAGGTCAAGGAAGATATTCACTGCCCGAAATTGGATAATTTGGGAACTGGATCGAGCAGAGAAAACTGTTTTAGCTTCCCAACTTCAAATTCCGGGGCGAGAACTCTACCTACAAAGTTGCAATTTCCacaaggggaagaagaaaagcagCGAAAGTCAATAGACGTGTTTGGTTCCCCCGTAATGGGAAAGAGAAACAAGTCATTACGCATTGAGAGGAGGCTAACAATGCTGTCTTGGGATGCCACTCCAAGAATGGAAGACATCGAATTATCTGCACAAACGGGTGGAACCTTGTACAATGATACTGAGAGTGATGCAAGTTCAGACTTGTTTGAGATAGAGAGCATCACAGGCAAAGCCAACCCATTTCTTGCAAGACAACCTTCAGATGCCACGTCAGGCTGTGTCACCCCTACAAACTGTTATGCACCAAGCGAGGCAAGCATAGACTGGAGTGTAGTCACAGCCAGTGCTGCAGATTTCTCGGCGATGTCAGATTGTGAAGAGCTGAGGTCAACGACCATGAAAAGTCCAAGAAAGCCAATTTCAACAGTTCCTAATGCCAAAACTAATGCTAACAAAGAGATACAGCGCCGCCGTTCAGGTATCTTGTCTGGTTGCAAGAGTCACAAAGCTGTGAGAGTTGCTGGAGATGTCTACAGGACGAATCATGAAAATGCAGATCATGTTTACCCACAAATGAGTCGTAGGTCAGATTCCTTCATTCCTGTGACAAGGTTTCAAGCTGAGAGTAAGTCGAACAGTTTTAATTCCAGGTCAGGGCAACCTGCCTTTGCGGCACACTCACTCTCCCGGTCACAGTCGCCTTGTGCTCCACATCCTTTGTACATTCAGTGA
- the LOC121258219 gene encoding protein HGH1 homolog: MATELEELVGFLSSPSPQVTQAAVDIVRGLTGSEDGLQSLAKYAKIVLPSLSRLLSAPKEVSGPAAEALVNLSQNSDLAAKMVEMGMIKMAMENLYKPDSGNGRLLVMLLVNLTQLDAGIASLLQTEDEKMHGLYVMKLVRSFCRTSSESSDDPFEHVGSILVNISKLEAGRKLLLDPKRGLLKQIIRQFDSSSPLRKKGVSGTIRNCCFEAESQLQNLLLISEFLWPALLLPVAGNKIYNKQDTSKMPLELGSALSIEREPVTDPEIRVQALEAVYLISLQEAGRRALWSVNGPRILQVGYETEEDAKVMEAYERVGSLLIHNSDTEEPSTENSS, translated from the exons ATGGCGACCGAACTGGAGGAATTAGTGGGCTTTCTCTCCTCCCCCTCTCCTCAA gtTACACAGGCGGCTGTGGATATTGTTCGGGGATTAACAGGCTCTGAGGATGGCTTGCAATCTCTTGCCAAATACGCGAAGATCGTTCTTCCATCACTATCTCGGCTCTTAAGTGCACCAAAG GAGGTGTCAGGACCTGCTGCGGAAGCTCTTGTAAATCTTTCACAGAATTCGGATCTCGCAGCAAAGATGGTTGAGATGGGAATGATCAAAATGGCCATGGAAAACCTATATAAGCCAGACTCTGGCAATGGGCGATTACTGGTTATGCTTCTAGTCAATCTCACGCAGTTGGATGCTGGTATTGCTTCATTACTACAG ACTGAAGACGAGAAGATGCACGGACTGTACGTTATGAAGCTTGTGAGATCATTTTGTAGGACCTCCAGCGAAAGTAGTG ATGATCCATTTGAACACGTCGGTTCAATACTTGTAAACATCTCAAAGCTGGAAGCAGGAAGGAAACTTTTACTGGACCCTAAACGAGGGCTTCTGAAGCAGATTATTAGACAGTTTGATTCAAGTAGTCCACTGAGAAAGAAGGGG GTTTCTGGAACAATTCGGAATTGTTGTTTTGAAGCTGAGAGTCAGCTACAGAATTTGCTTTTGATATCAGAGTTTCTTTGGCCAGCTTTACTTCTACCAGTTGCCGGTAACAAG ATTTATAATAAACAGGACACATCAAAAATGCCACTTGAGCTTGGGAGTGCACTCTCGATTGAGCGTGAACCTGTTACTGATCCTGAGATACGAGTACAAGCACTGGAGGCTGTTTACTTGATCTCATTACAG GAGGCAGGTCGAAGAGCTTTGTGGTCTGTCAATGGACCAAGAATACTTCAAGTGGGGTATGAGACTGAGGAAGATGCAAAAGTAATGGAAGCATATGAACGGGTTGGCTCCTTG CTGATTCACAACAGTGACACAGAGGAACCATCCACAGAGAATTCAAGTTAG
- the LOC121257633 gene encoding sphinganine C4-monooxygenase 1-like encodes MGISISDELLGTFVPIVVYWVYSGIYVLLGSFENYRLHSKKDEYEKNLVSKGTVVKGVLLQQIVQAIVAILLFTVTQDEGAVDGPRSSLFVLARQFITAMLVLDTWQYFMHRYMHHNKFLYKHIHSQHHRLVVPYAFGALYNHPLEGLLLDTIGGALSFLLSGMSPRASIFFFSFATIKTVDDHCGLWLPGNLFHTFFQNNTAYHDVHHQLYGNKYNFSQPFFIMWDRILGTYMPYSLEKRAAGGFEARPTRDYKDD; translated from the exons ATGGGTATTTCGATTTCGGACGAGTTGTTAGGCACTTTTGTACCAATCGTGGTGTATTGGGTTTATTCTGGGATATATGTTTTGTTGGGATCCTTTGAGAATTACCGGCTGCACTCTAAGAAAGACGAGTATGAAAAGAACTTGGTGTCCAAGGGTACCGTGGTCAAAGGGGTCCTTCTTCAACAGATTGTTCAGGCTATTGTCGCAATCCTATTGTTCACG GTGACGCAAGATGAAGGGGCTGTTGATGGTCCACGGTCTTCCTTATTTGTTTTAGCTAGACAGTTCATAACTGCTATGTTGGTCTTAGATACTTGGCAATACTTTATGCACAGATACATGCATCACAACAAGTTCTTGTACAAGCATATTCATTCTCAACATCATCGACTTGTTGTGCCCTACGCATTTGGAGCTCTGTACAATCACCCATTGGAGGGGCTTCTCCTTGACACAATCGGTGGGGCCttatcttttcttctctctggTATGTCTCCTCGAGCCtcgatcttcttcttctcctttgcTACCATTAAAACGGTAGATGACCATTGCGGATTATGGCTTCCTGGGAATCTCTTTCACACGTTCTTTCAAAACAATACTGCTTATCATGATGTCCACCATCAGCTTTATGGCAACAAGTACAACTTCTCACAGCCTTTCTTCATAATGTGGGATAGAATTCTTGGAACGTATATGCCTTACTCGTTAGAGAAAAGAGCAGCTGGTGGCTTTGAGGCACGGCCTACTAGAGACTACAAGGATGATTAA
- the LOC121257635 gene encoding probable methyltransferase PMT2, giving the protein MAMKANSNDGRTRSSIQIFIVVGLCCFFYILGAWQRSGFGKGDGIAMEITKGGADCNIVSNLNFETHHGGEAGSVDESESKLKVFEPCNPRHTDYTPCQDQMRAMTFPRENMIYRERHCPSEQEKLHCLIPAPKGYVTPFPWPKSRDYVPFANAPYKSLTVEKAVQNWIQYEGNVFRFPGGGTQFPQGADKYIDQLASVIPIENGTVRTALDTGCGVASWGAYLLSRDVIAMSFAPRDSHEAQVQFALERGVPAVIGVLGTIKLPYPSRAFDMAHCSRCLIPWGANDGIYLMEVDRVLRPGGYWVLSGPPINWKNNYKAWQRPKEELQEEQRRIEETAKLLCWEKKYEKGEIAIWRKRLNAYSCPGRQDDSQATFCKSVEGDDVWYKKMEPCITPYPDVSSPDEVAGGEIKSFPERVYSVPPRITSGSIPGVSVETYQEENSKWKKHVNAYKRINKLIDSGRYRNIMDMNAGLGGFAAALVSPKLWVMNVVPTIAEKNTLGVIYERGLIGIYHDWCEAFSTYPRTYDLIHAYGVFHLYKDKCNAEDILLEMDRILRPEGAVIFRDEVDVLIKVKKIVGGMRWDTKMVDHEDGPLVPEKILIAVKQYWVAGGNSTSTQ; this is encoded by the exons ATGGCAATGAAAGCAAATTCTAATGATGGTAGGACTAGGAGCTCTATACAGATTTTTATTGTAGTGGGTTTATGCTGTTTTTTCTATATTCTGGGTGCATGGCAGAGGAGTGGTTTCGGGAAGGGAGATGGTATAGCTATGGAAATCACTAAAGGTGGGGCAGATTGCAATATAgtctcaaatttaaattttgagactCATCATGGTGGTGAAGCTGGGAGTGTTGATGAATCTGAATCAAAACTCAAAGTTTTTGAGCCTTGCAATCCTCGTCACACTGATTACACACCCTGCCAAGATCAGATGCGTGCCATGACTTTCCCCAGGGAAAATATGATTTATCGAGAAAGACATTGTCCTTCTGAGCAAGAGAAGTTGCATTGCCTAATCCCAGCACCCAAGGGGTATGTAACTCCGTTCCCCTGGCCAAAGAGTCGTGACTATGTACCCTTTGCAAATGCACCATATAAGAGCTTGACAGTTGAGAAGGCTGTTCAGAACTGGATTCAGTACGAGGGAAATGTATTCAGGTTTCCTGGAGGAGGGACACAGTTCCCCCAAGGGGCAGACAAATATATTGATCAGTTAGCTTCTGTAATACCAATTGAGAACGGAACAGTTAGAACTGCATTGGATACTGGTTGTGGG GTTGCCAGTTGGGGGGCATACCTTCTGAGTAGAGATGTTATTGCCATGTCATTTGCACCAAGAGATTCACACGAAGCACAGGTTCAATTTGCTCTTGAAAGGGGTGTACCTGCAGTAATTGGGGTTTTAGGTACCATAAAGCTACCGTATCCATCTAGGGCCTTTGACATGGCTCATTGTTCCCGTTGCTTAATTCCATGGGGGGCAAATG ATGGAATCTATTTGATGGAAGTTGATCGAGTTCTTAGGCCTGGTGGTTACTGGGTCCTTTCAGGTCCTCCAATTAATTGGAAGAATAACTATAAAGCATGGCAACGTCCCAAAGAGGAACTTCAGGAGGAACAAAGAAGGATAGAAGAGACTGCCAAACTACTTTGCTGGGAAAAGAAGTATGAGAAGGGTGAAATTGCCATCTGGAGAAAGAGATTAAATGCTTATTCATGTCCTGGCAGACAAGATGATTCACAGGCTACTTTTTGCAAATCTGTTGAAGGAGATGATGTCTG GTACAAGAAAATGGAACCATGCATAACTCCATATCCTGATGTCAGTAGTCCAGATGAAGTTGCTGGTGGAGAAATAAAATCCTTTCCAGAAAGGGTTTATTCTGTTCCTCCTAGAATTACTAGTGGATCTATTCCAGGAGTTTCCGTTGAGACATACCAGGAGGAGAATAGTAAATGGAAGAAGCATGTGAATGCTTATAAAAGgatcaataaacttattgactCTGGAAGGTATCGCAACATTATGGATATGAATGCTGGTTTGGGAGGTTTTGCCGCTGCCCTTGTATCTCCCAAATTGTGGGTCATGAATGTTGTGCCTACTATTGCTGAGAAAAACACATTGGGTGTCATTTATGAGCGAGGATTGATTGGCATATATCACGACTG GTGTGAAGCTTTCTCCACATACCCAAGGACATATGACCTCATTCATGCATATGGCGTCTTCCATTTGTACAAGGACAA ATGCAATGCTGAAGACATTCTCCTGGAGATGGACAGGATTTTGCGACCTGAAGGAGCAGTCATATTCCGGGACGAGGTCGATGTGCTGATCAAGGTGAAGAAAATAGTTGGAGGGATGAGATGGGATACTAAAATGGTGGACCATGAGGATGGCCCCCTTGTTCCTGAGAAGATATTGATTGCTGTGAAGCAGTATTGGGTTGCAGGTGGAAACTCCACATCCACGCAATGA
- the LOC121258755 gene encoding origin of replication complex subunit 6-like yields the protein MDLSEVVKKLGLSESKHLIRKAAELRRLCDVQFDSSIIGVGEVCKAIICLEIAATRLGVLFDRQSAIRLSGMSEKAYSRSFNSLQNGLGVKNNLDVRELAIQFGCVRLIPFVKKGLSLHKERFLASLPASRRASADFTRPLFTSVAFYLCAKKHKLKIDKLKLIELCGASEPEFSNVSTSMKDLCHDVFGVAKEKKDAGDVKGNRELLDVLPRKRKMEDGGYLSDDESEFSSYKKIKRKEKHTYEEWKSSVVASNNQNNTKGFEKHFPSRGHAVMEIHVGRKVVKARNGL from the exons ATGGACCTCTCGGAGGTAGTAAAAAAGCTGGGCCTGTCTGAGTCCAAGCACTTGATCCGGAAAGCCGCGGAGCTCCGTCGCCTCTGTGACGTCCAGTTCGACTCCTCCATTATCGGCGTC GGAGAGGTTTGCAAAGCTATAATCTGCTTAGAAATCGCCGCGACAAG GTTAGGGGTTTTATTTGATCGGCAAAGTGCTATAAGGCTGAGTGGCATGTCGGAGAAGGCTTATAGCAGGTCTTTCAATTCGTTGCAGAACGGACTTGGCGTCAA GAACAACCTGGATGTAAGAGAGTTGGCGATTCAGTTTGGATGTGTGAGGCTCATCCCTTTTGTGAAAAAGGGCTTATCTCT CCATAAGGAACGGTTTTTGGCTTCGTTGCCAGCTTCTCGGCGGGCAAGTGCTGACTTCACTCGCCCCTTGTTTACTTCTGTGGCGTTCTATTTGTGTGCTAAAAAGCATAAG CTAAAGATAGACAAGCTCAAGTTGATCGAGCTCTGTGGTGCATCTGAACCTGAATTCTCTAAT GTTTCTACATCCATGAAGGACTTGTGCCATGATGTTTTTGGAGTTGCAAAGGAGAAGAAGGATGCCGGAGATGTAAAGGGGAATCGAG AACTTTTGGACGTATTAcctagaaaaaggaaaatggaggaTGGTGGTTATTTATCTGATGATGAATCAGAG TTTTCAAGTTACAAGAAGatcaaaagaaaggaaaaacatacTTATGAGGAATGGAAATCTTCTGTCGTTGCATCTAACAACCAAAACAACACAAAAGGTTTTGAAAAACACTTCCCTTCTCG TGGTCATGCTGTGATGGAAATTCACGTGGGAAGAAAAGTTGTCAAAGCTCGTAATGGATTATGA